One genomic segment of Photobacterium sp. DA100 includes these proteins:
- the lolE gene encoding lipoprotein-releasing ABC transporter permease subunit LolE produces the protein MFRPLSLFIGSRFSRAKQRNRMVSFISISSTLGIAVGVAVIIIGLSAMNGFERELQNRVLSVIPHGELEAVTPPFEDWQPVLDLVEQHPRVTAAAPYIQFTALLEKGNSLKAVEVRGVDPEKQKEVSVLPQFVKDNAWDSLEAGKQQVILGQGVADTLGIDVGDWITAMIPNPDPSLRLKAPHRIRLQVAGLLALAGQIDHNFALVPIEDAQGYLSMGAGITGIELNVDNVLDAQSIVREVGFTLPVYVYLKSWNQKYGYLYRDIQMVRTIMYLVMVLVIGVACFNIVSTLMMAVKDRAADIAILRTMGATDRLIRSIFVWHGILSGVIGSLVGSLLGSLVAVNLTSLIKGLEGLIGHQFLSGDIYFVDFLPTSLSLHDVLLVTTTAVALSFLATWYPAKRAGALQPATVLSAK, from the coding sequence ATGTTTCGACCGCTCTCTCTTTTTATCGGTAGCCGCTTTAGCCGTGCCAAGCAAAGAAACCGGATGGTTTCGTTTATTTCGATTTCATCGACGTTGGGGATCGCTGTCGGTGTTGCGGTGATCATTATTGGTCTGTCGGCGATGAACGGTTTTGAGCGCGAGCTGCAGAACCGCGTGCTGTCGGTGATCCCACATGGCGAACTGGAGGCGGTGACTCCGCCTTTCGAAGACTGGCAGCCTGTGCTCGACTTGGTCGAACAGCACCCGCGGGTGACTGCCGCGGCACCCTATATCCAGTTCACGGCGCTGCTTGAAAAAGGCAATAGCCTCAAGGCGGTGGAAGTGCGCGGCGTTGATCCTGAGAAGCAAAAAGAAGTCAGTGTGCTGCCCCAATTTGTCAAGGACAATGCCTGGGACAGTCTGGAAGCGGGCAAGCAGCAGGTTATTCTGGGCCAAGGGGTGGCCGATACCTTGGGGATCGATGTGGGCGATTGGATCACCGCGATGATCCCTAACCCGGACCCTAGCTTGAGGCTTAAGGCACCGCACCGAATCCGGCTGCAGGTGGCCGGTCTGCTGGCGCTGGCCGGGCAGATCGACCATAACTTTGCGTTGGTACCAATTGAGGATGCACAAGGCTACCTATCCATGGGGGCGGGTATCACCGGGATCGAGTTGAACGTGGACAACGTGTTGGATGCCCAGAGTATCGTGCGCGAAGTTGGCTTTACCTTACCGGTTTATGTCTACCTCAAGAGCTGGAACCAAAAATACGGTTATCTCTACCGGGATATCCAGATGGTACGTACCATCATGTATCTGGTGATGGTGCTGGTCATTGGGGTGGCTTGTTTCAATATTGTATCGACCTTGATGATGGCGGTTAAAGACCGCGCAGCGGATATCGCGATCTTGCGCACCATGGGGGCGACGGACAGGTTGATCCGCTCCATTTTCGTCTGGCACGGCATCCTGTCGGGGGTTATCGGCAGCTTGGTGGGCTCGCTGCTCGGCTCATTGGTGGCGGTCAATCTCACGAGTTTGATTAAGGGGCTAGAGGGCTTGATCGGGCACCAGTTTTTGTCCGGTGATATTTACTTTGTCGACTTCCTTCCTACCTCTTTGTCGCTGCACGATGTGCTGTTGGTGACCACCACGGCGGTGGCATTGAGCTTCTTGGCAACCTGGTATCCGGCGAAAAGGGCAGGCGCGCTGCAGCCAGCAACAGTACTGAGCGCAAAATAA
- a CDS encoding DUF2062 domain-containing protein translates to MPRQVIKRIMPSHDVIKRQKALKIFGNVLYNPNLWCLNRRSASGAFAVGLFMAFVPLPSQMIMAAGAAIFFSVNLPLSVCLVWISNPITMPVMFYGAYKVGAWLMDTPHQAFHFELSWEFLLHQMNQIGPPFLLGCAVCSILFSALGYFGIRGLWRYSVVRSWQKRRFRVLSLHKD, encoded by the coding sequence ATGCCAAGACAAGTAATTAAACGAATAATGCCAAGCCATGATGTCATCAAGCGCCAAAAAGCGTTGAAGATATTTGGCAACGTGCTTTACAACCCCAACTTGTGGTGCCTCAACCGCCGTTCGGCGTCTGGAGCTTTTGCGGTCGGTTTGTTTATGGCGTTTGTACCTCTTCCCAGCCAGATGATTATGGCTGCCGGCGCCGCCATCTTTTTCAGCGTCAACCTGCCACTTTCTGTGTGCTTGGTATGGATCAGCAACCCCATCACGATGCCAGTGATGTTTTATGGTGCGTATAAAGTCGGGGCGTGGTTGATGGATACCCCGCACCAGGCCTTCCACTTTGAGCTGTCCTGGGAATTCCTGCTGCACCAAATGAACCAAATTGGGCCTCCTTTCCTATTGGGGTGTGCGGTTTGTTCTATCCTGTTCTCCGCGCTTGGCTACTTCGGTATCCGCGGTCTATGGCGCTACTCCGTTGTGCGAAGCTGGCAAAAGCGTCGGTTCCGAGTATTGAGCCTCCACAAGGATTGA